The proteins below come from a single Chelmon rostratus isolate fCheRos1 chromosome 10, fCheRos1.pri, whole genome shotgun sequence genomic window:
- the fam217ba gene encoding protein FAM217B — protein MGPIMQERTASTTLKRVASKEKIRVKNTENSGPVTSSKKGNKMKKAVGQMKNGLPGPGQDKDTLTTVHRGAQSKGGRVKSGTARNTSKLSSPEEEEGDLRPQLRKHLSVHRKEEKRENQRVSQCSNELLQNRGGMGKNRRALSLPLSPISGLRHMPAQPLTHSPAPTPEALQQHYNQKDVDTDSASDLSDSERLPVLPSPCTPCTPPHLNLRAEVINSNDFPPDFPGPRGTVGDDDESEKPSYIYPDFLPPPFNSWSLRQLAVFLHTEGRGAPRPKPVGPLEKYLERLLQLEWLQIQTVQAESSRPPGSRPRPQGFPSATTAHPPRPHTAPPSRLNSPKGLRHSQRAFPFTPVNNPPSPASAQHQHSRFPVCPHCHIRYPLCNGSCSAYAYQRHSRLSPLLERRARPGAPAKRSSSETRANSTEGRSPGGQGGGGGAQTPVSPSAGRSHLRHMQAAGNARKQPQESGSNPNSRGQVRKSRVRANSETDVKKEPGGSKAAGVEKRVFAASKREVLTSKRVEKDWQRTEAGGQTSKSAMKRAAKEPQSLSKTPLSSKQNGKTKNVHFVAK, from the exons ATGGGGCCCATCATGCAGGAACGCACAGCATCCACGACACTGAAACGCGTCGCCTCTAAAGAGAAGATTCGggtaaaaaatacagaaaatagcGGACCAGTCACCAG TTCAAAGAAAGGTAACAAGATGAAGAAAGCAGTGGgccaaatgaaaaatggcctCCCGGGACCAGGTCAGGATAAGGACACACTGACAACAGTACACAGG GGTGCACAGTCAAAAGGTGGCAGGGTAAAATCTGGCACTGCACGGAATACAAGCAAACTCTCCAG ccctgaagaagaagaaggagattTGAGACCTCAACTCCGCAAACACTTATCCGTGcacaggaaagaggagaaacgTGAAAATCAGCGAGTGTCACAATGCAGCAATGAGCTCCTCCAAAATCGAGGGGGGATGGGCAAAAATCGGCGAgccctctccctgcctctctccccAATATCAGGGCTACGACACATGCCAGCGCAACCCCTAACACACTCCCCAGCCCCCACCCCAGAGGCACTACAGCAGCACTACAACCAGAAGGATGTAGACACTGACAGCGCCAGTGATCTGTCAGACTCTGAGAGGCTGCCTGTACTGCCCTCTCCATGCACCCCCTGCACCCCTCCTCACCTCAACCTCCGGGCAGAGGTCATCAATAGTAACGACTTTCCTCCGGATTTCCCAGGACCCCGCGGAACTgtaggtgatgatgatgagagtgAAAAACCCAGCTACATTTACCCAGACTTTCTGCCTCCTCCCTTCAACAGCTGGAGCCTGAGACAGCTGGCAGTGTTCCTTCACACAGAGGGCCGTGGCGCCCCTCGGCCAAAGCCTGTAGGGCCCTTAGAGAAGTACctggagaggctgctgcagctggagtgGCTACAGATCCAAACAGTGCAAGCAGAGAGCAGTCGTCCGCCCGGGAGCCGTCCAAGGCCTCAGGGGTTCCCTTCTGCCACCACTGCTCACCCACCAAGGCCTCACACAGCTCCACCATCACGACTCAACTCCCCTAAAGGGCTGCGGCACAGCCAGCGAGCCTTCCCATTCACACCTGTCAACAACCCCCCATCACCTGCCTCAGCCCAGCACCAGCACTCTCGCTTCCCGGTTTGCCCTCACTGTCACATTCGCTACCCATTGTGCAACGGAAGCTGCTCTGCCTATGCCTACCAGCGCCACTCGCGGCTGAGCCCGCTGCTTGAGCGCAGAGCCAGACCTGGGGCACCAGcaaagaggagcagcagtgagacCCGAGCAAACTCCACAGAAGGTAGAAGCCCAGGAGGAcaaggcggaggaggaggagcccaGACCCCAGTTAGCCCCTCAGCTGGAAGGAGTCATCTCAGGCACATGCAAGCGGCAGGCAATGCCCGTAAGCAACCCCAGGAATCTGGAAGTAACCCAAACAGCAGAGGTCAGGTGAGGAAAAGCCGCGTCAGAGCTAACTCTGAGACAGATGTGAAAAAGGAGCCTGGTGGTAGTAAAGCAGCTGGTGTAGAGAAACGTGTTTTTGCTGCAAGTAAGAGAGAGGTCCTCACCTCCAAGAGAGTAGAAAAGGACTGGCAGAGGACAGAGGCGGGAGGTCAGACCTCTAAATCTGCCATGAAAAGAGCTGCTAAAGAGCCGCAGTCTCTCTCCAAAACACCGCTTAGTAGCAAGCAGaatggcaaaacaaaaaatgtgcaCTTTGTTGCAAAGTAA
- the ppp1r3da gene encoding protein phosphatase 1, regulatory subunit 3Da, whose translation MDRGWFIGHERIPRTNSEEQMSTSCSSVLRPCLTINLTEMLRADTANAVKKPIPIRPPSPRVSLPRGQEFHRSLSCEPTPKPIIRQRSHSLPSATEKKKQCRNVGVRFVDSLGVDLEDIKHFKSGEDPLVPYHVTFRLLMGAELADGRHLEISLPYLKPAFAQQPGDQPGFLHRLYEQKVCLERVLCFELGVIGITQVLNLDFEKDVTARYSFTEWKSCTETKASWVSTITKTWEGGGSQLSCDTFRFHLPVPPFLQPGAVLQFAIQYKVCGAEYWDNNDGENYKLVCHNYKLTVPKECEDSMVHFI comes from the coding sequence ATGGATAGAGGTTGGTTTATTGGACATGAGAGGATCCCCCGGACAAATTCTGAAGAGCAGATGTCCACCTCTTGCAGCAGCGTCTTAAGGCCCTGCTTGACTATTAACCTGACCGAGATGCTTCGAGCTGACACAGCTAATGCAGTAAAGAAGCCGATTCCAATCCGCCCCCCATCCCCCAGAGTCTCTCTGCCAAGGGGACAAGAGTTCCACCGCAGTCTCTCCTGTGAGCCCACTCCTAAACCCATCATCCGACAACGGTCACACTCTCTGCCCTCTgccacagagaagaagaagcaatgCAGAAATGTTGGTGTCAGGTTTGTTGACTCTTTGGGGGTTGACCTGGAAGACATCAAGCATTTCAAATCTGGTGAGGATCCACTTGTACCGTATCATGTTACCTTTAGATTGTTGATGGGCGCAGAGTTGGCAGATGGAAGGCACCTGGAGATATCCCTGCCATACCTGAAGCCTGCTTTTGCCCAACAACCTGGCGACCAGCCAGGATTCCTGCATCGTCTCTATGAGCAGAAGGTGTGCCTGGAGAGAGTCTTGTGTTTTGAGCTGGGTGTCATTGGAATCACCCAGGTCCTCAATTTGGACTTTGAGAAGGATGTCACAGCTCGCTATTCATTTACAGAGTGGAAGAGCTGCACGGAAACTAAGGCGTCTTGGGTCTCCACCATCACCAAGACctgggaaggaggagggagccAACTCAGTTGCGATACATTTCGTTTCCACCTGCCTGTTCCTCCATTCCTCCAGCCAGGAGCAGTGTTACAGTTTGCCATCCAATACAAAGTCTGTGGAGCTGAGTACTGGGACAACAATGATGGAGAGAATTATAAGTTAGTTTGCCATAACTACAAGCTCACTGTGCCCAAAGAATGCGAGGATAGCATGGTGCACTTCATTTAG
- the ttll9 gene encoding LOW QUALITY PROTEIN: probable tubulin polyglutamylase TTLL9 (The sequence of the model RefSeq protein was modified relative to this genomic sequence to represent the inferred CDS: deleted 1 base in 1 codon) — protein MEGRTDLYCLGNGALTAIRYRDEILEPIVRPYAGAVGPGFLLMHDNARPHVARAYKGSYDYTKTEEREGRSCVRYKCGLLNTIQDVLRQRPGWIEVKDDGEWDFNWCDVGWLRENFDHSYMEEHVRINHFRNHYELTRKNLMVKNLKRYRKNLERDVGRMEASKCDFFPCTFALPSEYHLFVEEFKRSPGSTWIMKPVAKSQGKGIFLFRKLKDIMDWKKDGTRSEEQKDAAQVESYVAQRYIENPYLINGRKFDLRVYVLVTSYVPLKAWLYRDGFARFSSTRFSLSTIDDKYMHLTNVAVQKTAPDYDPERGCKWQMQQLRRYLTAKHGRETVETLFKEMDNIFVRSLQSVQKVIINDKHCFELYGYDILLDDNLKPWLIEVNASPSHTPSSQEDYEMKCRLLEDTLNVVDMEGRLTGKEKRVGGYDLMWTDGPVYREDVNLETFGSSCFTANTHLGCVNDREKQLRRPLKPFPGQKRV, from the exons ATGGAGGGACGCACAGACCTCTACTGCCTAGGAAATGGTGCTCTGACTGCCATAAGGTATCGAGATGAAATCCTTGAACCCATTGTCAGACCCTACGCTGGTGCAGTAGGTCCTGGTTTCCTCCTAATGCACGACAATGCCCGGCCTCACGTGGCAAGA GCATACAAAGGTTCATATGACTATACCAAAACTGAGGAGCG GGAAGGAAGAAGTTGTGTGCGGTACAAATGTGGCCTACTCAACACCATACAGGATGTCCTGCGCCAGAGACCAGGCTGGATTGAGGTCAAAGA tGATGGAGAGTGGGACTTCAACTGGTGTGATGTGGGCTGGCTAAGGGAGAATTTTGATCACTCCTACATGGAGGAACATGTCAGGATAAACCACTTCCGCAACCATTATGAG CTGACTCGCAAAAACCTAATGGTAAAAAACCTCAAAAGATACAGG AAAAATCTCGAAAGGGACGTTGGCCGCATGGAGGCAtccaaatgtgatttttttccctgcacCTTTGCACTGCCCAGTGAATATCATCTCTTTGTAGAGGAATTCAAAAGAAGCCCTGGCAGCACCTGGATCATGAAGCCG GTAGCAAAATCTCAAGGGAAAGGCATTTTCCTGTTCAGAAAATTGAAAGACATCATGGATTGGAAGAAG GATGGCACTCGctcagaggagcagaaggaTGCAGCTCAAGTTGAAAGCTATGTGGCACAACGCTATATAGAGAACCCCTACCTAATTAATG GCAGGAAATTTGATCTGAGAGTCTATGTGCTGGTCACATCG TATGTTCCCTTGAAGGCTTGGCTGTATCGAGATGGCTTTGCCCGCTTCTCGAGCACTCGCTTCTCCCTCAGCACTATTGATGACAAGT ATATGCATCTCACCAATGTGGCTGTTCAGAAAACAGCGCCAGACTATGATCCTGAAAGG GGATGTAAGTGGCAGATGCAGCAGCTTCGAAGATACCTAACTGCAAAACATGGCAGAGAGACAGTAGAAACCCTGTTTAAAGAGATGGATAACATTTTTGTCCGCAGTCTACAGAGTGTACAGAAGGTCATCATAAATGACAAACACTGCTTTGAGCTCTATGGGTACGACATTCTTCTGGATGACAACCTCAAACC GTGGTTAATTGAGGTAAATGCATCTCCGTCACACACACCCAGTAGTCAAGAGGATTACGAAATGAAGTGCCGCCTGCTGGAAGACACTTTGAATGTTGTTGATATGGAGGGAAG gCTAACGGGCAAGGAGAAAAGGGTGGGTGGCTATGATCTCATGTGGACCGATGGGCCTGTCTATAGAGAGGATGTCAACCTGGAAACATTTGGCAGTTCATGTTTCACTGCCAATACACACTTAG GGTGTGTGaatgacagagagaagcagcttCGCCGGCCTCTAAAACCATTTCCAGGCCAGAAGAGGGTGTAA